The Syngnathus typhle isolate RoL2023-S1 ecotype Sweden linkage group LG1, RoL_Styp_1.0, whole genome shotgun sequence genome includes a window with the following:
- the thoc3 gene encoding THO complex subunit 3, which yields MASRYFQTMQETFKTNNKSREFPAHSVKIHSVAWSCDGRRLASGSVDKTASVFVLEKDRLVKENNYRGHSDSVDQLCWHPSNPDLFVTASGDKSVRIWDVRTTKCTAVVNTKGENLNICWSPDGQTIAVGNKEDVVTFIDAKTHKTKAEEKFKFEVNEISWNNDNDMFFLTNGNGCINILSYPELKTIQSINAHPSNCICIKFDPTGKYFATGSNDALVSLWDLSELVCVRCFSRLDWPVRTLSFSHDGKMLASASEDHFIDIAEVETGAKLWEVQCSPTFTVAWHPKRHLLAYSCDDKDDKYDNSREAGTVKLFGLPNDS from the exons ATGGCGTCGCGCTACTTTCAAACGATGCAGGAGACTTTCAAAACGAACAACAAAAGTCGCGAGTTCCCAGCGCATTCAGTCAAAATCCACTCGGTGGCGTGGAGTTGCGATGGCAGGAGACTGGCGTCGGGGTCTGTCGACAAGACCGCCAGCGTTTTTGTCCTGGAAAAAGACAGACTG GTGAAGGAAAACAACTACCGTGGGCACAGCGACAGCGTGGATCAGCTGTGCTGGCATCCCAGCAACCCGGACCTCTTTGTGACTGCGTCGGGCGACAAGAGTGTCAGAATCTGGGACGTGCGCACCACTAAGTGTACGGCAGTTGTCAACACCAAAG GTGAGAACCTCAACATCTGTTGGAGTCCGGACGGTCAGACGATCGCTGTGGGCAACAAGGAAGACGTGGTCACCTTTATAgacgccaagacacacaaaaccAAAGCCGAGGAGAAGTTCAAGTTCGAGGTGAACGAGATCTCCTGGAACAACGACAACGACATGTTCTTCCTCACCAACGGGAACGGCTGCATCAACATCCTCAG CTACCCCGAGTTGAAGACCATTCAGTCCATCAACGCGCACCCATCCAACTGCATCTGCATCAAATTCGACCCGACGGGCAAATACTTTGCCACTGGCAGCAATGACGCGCTGGTCAGCCTGTGGGACTTGAGCGAGTTGGTCTGCGTGCGCTGCTTTTCCAG GTTAGACTGGCCCGTGAGGACACTGAGCTTCAGTCACGACGGCAAGATGCTGGCGTCAGCGTCCGAGGACCACTTCATTGACATCGCCGAGGTGGAAACAG GCGCGAAGCTGTGGGAGGTGCAGTGCTCGCCTACATTCACAGTGGCCTGGCACCCCAAGCGCCACCTGCTGGCCTACTCCTGCGACGACAAGGACGACAAATACGACAACAGCCGCGAGGCGGGAACCGTCAAACTCTTTGGCCTCCCCAACGACTCCTGA